One Oryza sativa Japonica Group chromosome 8, ASM3414082v1 DNA window includes the following coding sequences:
- the LOC4346210 gene encoding aBC transporter G family member 45, which produces MAAAVELTGDGGTTAETRWLSPPLTHDDNRGFLQMLREKKERLGVGAAKVEVRLEKLTVEADVRVGRRAVPTLLNCAINAAQELAACAHMCTTRKKPMKIINEATGTIRPSRMTLLLGAPGSGKTTLLKALAGKLDSSLKMKGKVTYNGEEVNSSTPQYLHAYVSQYDLHHAEMTVRETIDFSSKMLGTNNEFEMLGEAIRRKKGVINRVDQELDSFIKATTFGEGSNLTTNYIIKILGLSECADTLVGDEMRRGISGGQKKRATIGEMLVGLARCFFMDDISTGLDSSTTFEIMKFLQQMAHLMDLTMVISLLQPPPETLELFDDIILLCEGQIVYHGPRENATDFFETMGFKCPSRKNVADFLQEVTSKMDQKQYWIGNANKYQYHSIEKFAESFRTSYLPRLVENDHFESTNAGKSKEVKTSTSRMISSWNIFKACFSREVLLLKRNSPVHIFKTIQITVLALVISTLFLRTNMRHDTVLDANKYMGALFMAVVIVNFNGMTEIAMTIKRLPIFYKQREILALPGWALLSSVFLLSLPISFVETGLWTGLTYYVIGYAPSFVRFIQHFVVLFAMHQMSMSLYRFLAAIGRTQVMANMLGTAALIAIYILGGFVISKDNLQPWLRWGYWTSPFTYAQNAVALNEFLDDRWATEFHFANANTVGETILKVRGLLTEWHWYWICVSILFGFSLVFNILSIFALQYMRSPHKHQVNINATKVKVDYNSQIVGNGTASTDQVILPFQPLSLVFDHINYFVDMPKEMTKYGVTDKKLQLLQDVSGAFRPGVLTALMGITGAGKTTLLDVLAGRKTGGYIEGTVKIAGYPKKQETFSRISGYCEQSDIHSPNLTVYESLQFSAWLRLPSNVKSHQRNMFIDEVMDLVELTGLKNAMVGLAGATGLSAEQRKRLTIAVELVASPSIIFMDEPTTGLDARAAAIVMRTVRKTVDTGRTVVCTIHQPSIEIFESFDELLLMKRGGQLIYSGSLGPLSSNMIKYFEAIPGVPRIKEGQNPAAWMLDISSRTAEYEIGVDYAEIYQRSSLYWENRQLIDDLGKPEPNTEDLHFPPKYWQDFRAQCMACLWKQNCAYWKNSEHNVVRFINTFAVSIMFGIVFWKIGSTIKDEQDVFNILGVVYGSALFLGFMNCSILQPVVGMERVVLYREKAAGMYSTMAYAIAQVAVELPYMFVQVFIFSAIVYPMIGFQMTATKFFWFALYMVLSFLYYTLYGMMTVALTPNIEIAAGLSFLIFIFWNVFSGFIIGRQMIPVWWRWVYWANPAAWTVYGLMFSQLGDRTELIQVPGQPEQTVKEFLEGYLGLQDRYFNLVTSLHVAIIALFTFLFFLSIKHLKFQRR; this is translated from the exons atggcggcggcggtggagctcaCTGGTGACGGAGGAACCACGGCGGAGACGAGGtggctgtcgccgccgctcacccACGACGACAACCGCGGCTTCCTCCAGATGCTCCGGGAGAAGAAGGAAAG GTTGGGGGTAGGGGCGGCGAAGGTGGAGGTGAGGCTGGAGAAGCTGACGGTGGAGGCGGACGTGCGAgtcggccgccgcgccgtgccgacGCTGCTCAACTGCGCCATCAACGCCGCTCAG GAACTAGCAGCCTGTGCGCACATGTGCACCACAAGGAAAAAGCCCATGAAAATTATAAATGAAGCAACCGGAACGATTCGACCATCAAG GATGACACTTCTTCTCGGAGCACCTGGTTCAGGGAAAACAACCTTATTAAAAGCATTAGCAGGAAAGTTGGATTCTTCTCTGAAG ATGAAAGGAAAGGTCACTTACAATGGAGAAGAAGTGAATTCCTCGACACCTCAGTATCTACATGCTTATGTTAGCCAGTATGATCTTCACCATGCTGAAATGACAGTGAGAGAAACTATTGACTTCTCATCCAAGATGTTGGGAACTAATAATGAATTTG AGATGCTGGGAGAAgcaattagaagaaaaaaaggtgTCATCAATAGAGTGGACCAAGAACTTGACTCTTTTATTAAG GCCACAACCTTTGGAGAAGGAAGCAACCTTACAACAAACTATATTATCAAG ATACTTGGTTTATCCGAATGCGCTGATACCCTAGTGGGAGACGAGATGCGAAGAGGCATATCAGGAGGACAAAAGAAAAGAGCTACAATCG GCGAGATGCTAGTTGGTCTTGCAAGATGCTTCTTCATGGATGATATATCAACTGGTCTAGATAGCTCCACCACATTTGAGATCATGAAGTTTCTGCAACAAATGGCTCACTTGATGGATCTCACAATGGTTATTTCCTTGCTACAACCACCACCTGAGACATTGGAGTTATTTGATGACATAATCCTTTTATGTGAGGGGCAAATTGTGTACCATGGTCCTCGAGAAAATGCTACAGATTTCTTTGAAACTATGGGATTCAAATGCCCCAGCAGGAAGAATGTAGCAGATTTCCTTCAAGAG GTGACCTCGAAGATGGACCAAAAACAATACTGGATAGGCAACGCAAATAAGTATCAATACCATTCAATTGAAAAATTTGCAGAGTCCTTCCGTACCTCGTACCTCCCAAGACTCGTAGAAAATGATCATTTTGAATCAACTAATGCCGGAAAGAGCAAGGAGGTAAAAACAAGCACAAGTCGCATGATCTCCAGCTGGAATATTTTCAAGGCATGCTTTTCAAGGGAAGTGCTGCTCCTAAAAAGAAACTCTCCAGTGCATATATTCAAGACCATACAGATAACTGTTCTCGCTTTAGTGATCTCAACTCTTTTTCTCCGGACAAATATGAGACATGATACTGTACTTGATGCCAATAAGTACATGGGAGCACTCTTTATGGCTGTTGTCATAGTAAACTTCAATGGCATGACTGAAATTGCAATGACAATAAAGCGGCTCCCCATCTTCTACAAGCAAAGAGAAATACTAGCATTGCCAGGATGGGCACTCCTTTCTTCAGTATTCCTCCTTAGTCTGCCAATATCATTTGTAGAGACAGGTCTTTGGACCGGCTTAACCTACTATGTGATCGGCTACGCACCTTCCTTTGTCAG ATTTATCCAGCACTTTGTGGTACTTTTTGCCATGCATCAAATGTCAATGAGCCTGTATCGCTTCTTGGCAGCCATAGGAAGAACACAAGTAATGGCTAATATGCTGGGGACTGCAGCTCTTATAGCAATCTACATACTTGGAGGCTTTGTCATATCAAAAG ATAACCTCCAACCATGGCTGCGCTGGGGATATTGGACGTCCCCATTCACCTATGCACAGAATGCAGTTGCCCTGAATGAATTCCTTGACGACAGATGGGCTACA GAATTTCATTTCGCAAATGCAAATACTGTTGGTGAAACGATCCTCAAGGTAAGGGGGCTGCTCACAGAGTGGCACTGGTACTGGATCTGTGTGAGCATTTTGTTTGGATTCTCGCTGGTCTTCAACATCCTCAGCATATTTGCACTACAATACATGAGAT CTCCACACAAGCATCAAGTTAACATCAATGCCACAAAGGTGAAAGTAGACTACAACAGCCAGATAGTTGGAAATGGCACGGCATCAACGGACCAAGTCATCCTCCCATTTCAGCCCCTCTCCCTTGTATTTGATCATATCAATTATTTTGTTGACATGCCTAAG GAGATGACAAAATATGGAGTAACAGATAAAAAGCTTCAGCTGCTACAAGATGTCAGTGGTGCTTTCAGGCCAGGGGTGCTAACAGCTCTGATGGGGATCACTGGTGCTGGAAAGACAACACTGCTCGATGTTTTGGCTGGAAGAAAAACTGGAGGATACATTGAAGGAACTGTAAAAATAGCAGGCTACCCAAAGAAGCAGGAGACATTCTCAAGGATCTCAGGCTACTGTGAACAGAGTGACATTCACTCCCCCAATCTCACCGTATATGAATCACTGCAGTTTTCTGCATGGCTTCGCCTTCCTTCAAATGTTAAATCTCACCAGAGAAAT ATGTTTATAGATGAAGTCATGGACCTAGTTGAGTTAACTGGACTGAAGAATGCCATGGTTGGCCTAGCAGGAGCGACAGGCCTGTCTGCTGAGCAGCGAAAAAGACTAACAATAGCTGTTGAGTTGGTAGCTAGTCCTTCCATTATATTTATGGATGAGCCAACCACTGGTTTGGATGCTCGTGCTGCAGCAATTGTCATGAGAACAGTAAGAAAGACAGTAGACACTGGACGAACTGTTGTCTGCACAATTCATCAGCCAAGCATCGAGATATTTGAATCTTTTGACGAG CTTCTACTTATGAAGAGAGGAGGTCAGCTCATATACAGTGGTTCATTAGGTCCCCTATCTAGCAATATGATAAAGTATTTCGAG GCTATACCTGGTGTTCCTAGAATAAAAGAGGGGCAAAACCCAGCAGCGTGGATGTTAGATATCAGTTCGCGCACAGCAGAATATGAGATTGGAGTGGACTATGCAGAAATTTATCAGCGCTCATCCCTATACTG GGAGAACAGGCAACTAATTGATGACCTAGGAAAACCAGAACCAAACACAGAGGATCTACATTTTCCACCCAAATATTGGCAAGACTTTAGGGCACAATGCATGGCATGCCTGTGGAAGCAAAATTGTGCTTATTGGAAAAATTCAGAACACAACGTTGTCCGATTCATAAACACATTTGCTGTGTCAATTATGTTTGGAATTGTATTCTGGAAAATTGGCTCAACCAT TAAGGATGAGCAAGATGTATTCAACATACTAGGGGTTGTGTATGGGTCAGCACTATTTCTGGGTTTCATGAACTGCAGCATCTTACAACCAGTTGTAGGAATGGAAAGAGTTGTCCTCTACAGAGAGAAGGCGGCAGGCATGTACTCCACTATGGCGTACGCCATTGCTCAG GTGGCAGTTGAATTGCCTTACATGTTTGTCCAAGTATTCATCTTCTCAGCGATTGTGTACCCAATGATTGGGTTCCAAATGACTGCCACAAAGTTCTTTTGGTTTGCCCTCTACATGGTGTTAAGTTTCCTGTACTACACGCTCTATGGGATGATGACAGTAGCACTAACACCTAACATTGAGATAGCAGCTGGGTTGTCCttcctcatcttcatcttttGGAATGTCTTCTCTGGATTCATCATTGGAAGACAG ATGATCCCGGTGTGGTGGAGATGGGTGTATTGGGCAAACCCGGCGGCATGGACGGTGTACGGGCTCATGTTCTCGCAGCTGGGAGACCGGACGGAGCTGATCCAGGTGCCAGGGCAGCCAGAGCAGACGGTGAAGGAGTTCCTGGAGGGCTACCTCGGACTCCAGGACCGCTACTTCAACCTCGTCACCAGCCTGCACGTCGCCATCATCGCGCTCTtcaccttcctcttcttcctctccatcAAGCACCTCAAGTTCCAGAGGCGGTAG
- the LOC4346210 gene encoding aBC transporter G family member 45 isoform X1, with product MAAAVELTGDGGTTAETRWLSPPLTHDDNRGFLQMLREKKERLGVGAAKVEVRLEKLTVEADVRVGRRAVPTLLNCAINAAQELAACAHMCTTRKKPMKIINEATGTIRPSRMTLLLGAPGSGKTTLLKALAGKLDSSLKMKGKVTYNGEEVNSSTPQYLHAYVSQYDLHHAEMTVRETIDFSSKMLGTNNEFEMLGEAIRRKKGVINRVDQELDSFIKATTFGEGSNLTTNYIIKILGLSECADTLVGDEMRRGISGGQKKRATIGEMLVGLARCFFMDDISTGLDSSTTFEIMKFLQQMAHLMDLTMVISLLQPPPETLELFDDIILLCEGQIVYHGPRENATDFFETMGFKCPSRKNVADFLQEVTSKMDQKQYWIGNANKYQYHSIEKFAESFRTSYLPRLVENDHFESTNAGKSKEVKTSTSRMISSWNIFKACFSREVLLLKRNSPVHIFKTIQITVLALVISTLFLRTNMRHDTVLDANKYMGALFMAVVIVNFNGMTEIAMTIKRLPIFYKQREILALPGWALLSSVFLLSLPISFVETGLWTGLTYYVIGYAPSFVRFIQHFVVLFAMHQMSMSLYRFLAAIGRTQVMANMLGTAALIAIYILGGFVISKDNLQPWLRWGYWTSPFTYAQNAVALNEFLDDRWATEFHFANANTVGETILKVRGLLTEWHWYWICVSILFGFSLVFNILSIFALQYMRSPHKHQVNINATKVKVDYNSQIVGNGTASTDQVILPFQPLSLVFDHINYFVDMPKEMTKYGVTDKKLQLLQDVSGAFRPGVLTALMGITGAGKTTLLDVLAGRKTGGYIEGTVKIAGYPKKQETFSRISGYCEQSDIHSPNLTVYESLQFSAWLRLPSNVKSHQRNMFIDEVMDLVELTGLKNAMVGLAGATGLSAEQRKRLTIAVELVASPSIIFMDEPTTGLDARAAAIVMRTVRKTVDTGRTVVCTIHQPSIEIFESFDELLLMKRGGQLIYSGSLGPLSSNMIKYFEAIPGVPRIKEGQNPAAWMLDISSRTAEYEIGVDYAEIYQRSSLYWQLIDDLGKPEPNTEDLHFPPKYWQDFRAQCMACLWKQNCAYWKNSEHNVVRFINTFAVSIMFGIVFWKIGSTIKDEQDVFNILGVVYGSALFLGFMNCSILQPVVGMERVVLYREKAAGMYSTMAYAIAQVAVELPYMFVQVFIFSAIVYPMIGFQMTATKFFWFALYMVLSFLYYTLYGMMTVALTPNIEIAAGLSFLIFIFWNVFSGFIIGRQMIPVWWRWVYWANPAAWTVYGLMFSQLGDRTELIQVPGQPEQTVKEFLEGYLGLQDRYFNLVTSLHVAIIALFTFLFFLSIKHLKFQRR from the exons atggcggcggcggtggagctcaCTGGTGACGGAGGAACCACGGCGGAGACGAGGtggctgtcgccgccgctcacccACGACGACAACCGCGGCTTCCTCCAGATGCTCCGGGAGAAGAAGGAAAG GTTGGGGGTAGGGGCGGCGAAGGTGGAGGTGAGGCTGGAGAAGCTGACGGTGGAGGCGGACGTGCGAgtcggccgccgcgccgtgccgacGCTGCTCAACTGCGCCATCAACGCCGCTCAG GAACTAGCAGCCTGTGCGCACATGTGCACCACAAGGAAAAAGCCCATGAAAATTATAAATGAAGCAACCGGAACGATTCGACCATCAAG GATGACACTTCTTCTCGGAGCACCTGGTTCAGGGAAAACAACCTTATTAAAAGCATTAGCAGGAAAGTTGGATTCTTCTCTGAAG ATGAAAGGAAAGGTCACTTACAATGGAGAAGAAGTGAATTCCTCGACACCTCAGTATCTACATGCTTATGTTAGCCAGTATGATCTTCACCATGCTGAAATGACAGTGAGAGAAACTATTGACTTCTCATCCAAGATGTTGGGAACTAATAATGAATTTG AGATGCTGGGAGAAgcaattagaagaaaaaaaggtgTCATCAATAGAGTGGACCAAGAACTTGACTCTTTTATTAAG GCCACAACCTTTGGAGAAGGAAGCAACCTTACAACAAACTATATTATCAAG ATACTTGGTTTATCCGAATGCGCTGATACCCTAGTGGGAGACGAGATGCGAAGAGGCATATCAGGAGGACAAAAGAAAAGAGCTACAATCG GCGAGATGCTAGTTGGTCTTGCAAGATGCTTCTTCATGGATGATATATCAACTGGTCTAGATAGCTCCACCACATTTGAGATCATGAAGTTTCTGCAACAAATGGCTCACTTGATGGATCTCACAATGGTTATTTCCTTGCTACAACCACCACCTGAGACATTGGAGTTATTTGATGACATAATCCTTTTATGTGAGGGGCAAATTGTGTACCATGGTCCTCGAGAAAATGCTACAGATTTCTTTGAAACTATGGGATTCAAATGCCCCAGCAGGAAGAATGTAGCAGATTTCCTTCAAGAG GTGACCTCGAAGATGGACCAAAAACAATACTGGATAGGCAACGCAAATAAGTATCAATACCATTCAATTGAAAAATTTGCAGAGTCCTTCCGTACCTCGTACCTCCCAAGACTCGTAGAAAATGATCATTTTGAATCAACTAATGCCGGAAAGAGCAAGGAGGTAAAAACAAGCACAAGTCGCATGATCTCCAGCTGGAATATTTTCAAGGCATGCTTTTCAAGGGAAGTGCTGCTCCTAAAAAGAAACTCTCCAGTGCATATATTCAAGACCATACAGATAACTGTTCTCGCTTTAGTGATCTCAACTCTTTTTCTCCGGACAAATATGAGACATGATACTGTACTTGATGCCAATAAGTACATGGGAGCACTCTTTATGGCTGTTGTCATAGTAAACTTCAATGGCATGACTGAAATTGCAATGACAATAAAGCGGCTCCCCATCTTCTACAAGCAAAGAGAAATACTAGCATTGCCAGGATGGGCACTCCTTTCTTCAGTATTCCTCCTTAGTCTGCCAATATCATTTGTAGAGACAGGTCTTTGGACCGGCTTAACCTACTATGTGATCGGCTACGCACCTTCCTTTGTCAG ATTTATCCAGCACTTTGTGGTACTTTTTGCCATGCATCAAATGTCAATGAGCCTGTATCGCTTCTTGGCAGCCATAGGAAGAACACAAGTAATGGCTAATATGCTGGGGACTGCAGCTCTTATAGCAATCTACATACTTGGAGGCTTTGTCATATCAAAAG ATAACCTCCAACCATGGCTGCGCTGGGGATATTGGACGTCCCCATTCACCTATGCACAGAATGCAGTTGCCCTGAATGAATTCCTTGACGACAGATGGGCTACA GAATTTCATTTCGCAAATGCAAATACTGTTGGTGAAACGATCCTCAAGGTAAGGGGGCTGCTCACAGAGTGGCACTGGTACTGGATCTGTGTGAGCATTTTGTTTGGATTCTCGCTGGTCTTCAACATCCTCAGCATATTTGCACTACAATACATGAGAT CTCCACACAAGCATCAAGTTAACATCAATGCCACAAAGGTGAAAGTAGACTACAACAGCCAGATAGTTGGAAATGGCACGGCATCAACGGACCAAGTCATCCTCCCATTTCAGCCCCTCTCCCTTGTATTTGATCATATCAATTATTTTGTTGACATGCCTAAG GAGATGACAAAATATGGAGTAACAGATAAAAAGCTTCAGCTGCTACAAGATGTCAGTGGTGCTTTCAGGCCAGGGGTGCTAACAGCTCTGATGGGGATCACTGGTGCTGGAAAGACAACACTGCTCGATGTTTTGGCTGGAAGAAAAACTGGAGGATACATTGAAGGAACTGTAAAAATAGCAGGCTACCCAAAGAAGCAGGAGACATTCTCAAGGATCTCAGGCTACTGTGAACAGAGTGACATTCACTCCCCCAATCTCACCGTATATGAATCACTGCAGTTTTCTGCATGGCTTCGCCTTCCTTCAAATGTTAAATCTCACCAGAGAAAT ATGTTTATAGATGAAGTCATGGACCTAGTTGAGTTAACTGGACTGAAGAATGCCATGGTTGGCCTAGCAGGAGCGACAGGCCTGTCTGCTGAGCAGCGAAAAAGACTAACAATAGCTGTTGAGTTGGTAGCTAGTCCTTCCATTATATTTATGGATGAGCCAACCACTGGTTTGGATGCTCGTGCTGCAGCAATTGTCATGAGAACAGTAAGAAAGACAGTAGACACTGGACGAACTGTTGTCTGCACAATTCATCAGCCAAGCATCGAGATATTTGAATCTTTTGACGAG CTTCTACTTATGAAGAGAGGAGGTCAGCTCATATACAGTGGTTCATTAGGTCCCCTATCTAGCAATATGATAAAGTATTTCGAG GCTATACCTGGTGTTCCTAGAATAAAAGAGGGGCAAAACCCAGCAGCGTGGATGTTAGATATCAGTTCGCGCACAGCAGAATATGAGATTGGAGTGGACTATGCAGAAATTTATCAGCGCTCATCCCTATACTG GCAACTAATTGATGACCTAGGAAAACCAGAACCAAACACAGAGGATCTACATTTTCCACCCAAATATTGGCAAGACTTTAGGGCACAATGCATGGCATGCCTGTGGAAGCAAAATTGTGCTTATTGGAAAAATTCAGAACACAACGTTGTCCGATTCATAAACACATTTGCTGTGTCAATTATGTTTGGAATTGTATTCTGGAAAATTGGCTCAACCAT TAAGGATGAGCAAGATGTATTCAACATACTAGGGGTTGTGTATGGGTCAGCACTATTTCTGGGTTTCATGAACTGCAGCATCTTACAACCAGTTGTAGGAATGGAAAGAGTTGTCCTCTACAGAGAGAAGGCGGCAGGCATGTACTCCACTATGGCGTACGCCATTGCTCAG GTGGCAGTTGAATTGCCTTACATGTTTGTCCAAGTATTCATCTTCTCAGCGATTGTGTACCCAATGATTGGGTTCCAAATGACTGCCACAAAGTTCTTTTGGTTTGCCCTCTACATGGTGTTAAGTTTCCTGTACTACACGCTCTATGGGATGATGACAGTAGCACTAACACCTAACATTGAGATAGCAGCTGGGTTGTCCttcctcatcttcatcttttGGAATGTCTTCTCTGGATTCATCATTGGAAGACAG ATGATCCCGGTGTGGTGGAGATGGGTGTATTGGGCAAACCCGGCGGCATGGACGGTGTACGGGCTCATGTTCTCGCAGCTGGGAGACCGGACGGAGCTGATCCAGGTGCCAGGGCAGCCAGAGCAGACGGTGAAGGAGTTCCTGGAGGGCTACCTCGGACTCCAGGACCGCTACTTCAACCTCGTCACCAGCCTGCACGTCGCCATCATCGCGCTCTtcaccttcctcttcttcctctccatcAAGCACCTCAAGTTCCAGAGGCGGTAG
- the LOC107281977 gene encoding phenolic glucoside malonyltransferase 2-like, which yields MRTRSVTSVALPTHGDGGGCRHMPLSPFDVYWVALPPVRRVFLFPSPPPPPPPPFGDVVRALRDSLEAVLPAFYPFAETDLDFERLVEEGEEHDEDALRQLVPDIRWDELPTPVMAAQLMEFVGGGGGVAVHHAAADGRGL from the exons ATGCGCACGAGGAGCGTCACCTCCGTCGCGCTTCCGACgcatggagatggcggcggctgccgccACATGCCACTCTCCCCATTCGACGTGTACTGGGTCGCGCTGCCGCCCGTCCGCCGCGTCTTCCTCTTcccgtccccgccaccgccgccaccaccaccgttcGGAGATGTCGTCCGCGCGCTCAGGGACTCCCTCGAGGCGGTGCTCCCGGCGTTCTACCCCTTCGCCG AGACGGACCTCGACTTCGAGAGGCTCgtcgaagaaggggaggagcacGACGAGGACGCGCTGCGGCAGCTCGTCCCGGACATCCGTTGGGATGAGCTCCCCACGCCCGTCATGGCAGCGCAGTTGATGGAgttcgtcggcggtggcgggggcgtGGCGGTGCaccacgcggcggcggacggccgcGGCCTGTAG
- the LOC4346208 gene encoding bZIP transcription factor 29 — protein MDDPGAADPGARPHHLSPGQPPVVPRSPTPLDLSSAAAAAAAASYRRLSPSLRPPAHPQARLPSPYPQIPSSSSAAAAGSSGHHARSLSQPLFFSLDSLPPLPYADLAAPPAIPPSPPSSSSDPPPPGLPPRKGGHRRSQSDIPFGFSHLSPPLPPPAPVKREAATAAEGCRSDGDDFALYDLVNSYMDLDGMEALNSSEERHEDRDSRASGTRTGSVADSSENEAESHSTPVERKDGGGKSRHCRSLSVDSFIEKLNFDESPKLPLPSPSGGLSRSGSGSLDGGAASLFGAEFANGEFTEAEKKKIMANERLAEIALTDPKRVKRILANRQSAARSKERKMRYIQELEHKVQVLQTEATTLSAQLTMLQRDSTGLATQNNELKIRLQAMEQQAQLRDALNEALTAEVQRLKLATGEITDGRMSKGLQQQMNSQLIQLQQLQIQQQQSSQTTQQGQQQQPQKSA, from the exons ATGGACGACCCCGGTGCGGCCGATCCGGGGGCGCGCCCCCACCACTTGTCGCCGGGGCAGCCGCCGGTGGTGCCGCGCTCCCCGACCCCGCTCGACCTgtcgagcgccgcggcggcggcggccgcggcgtcgtaCAGGAGGCTCTCGCCGTCGCTCCGACCGCCCGCGCACCCGCAGGCGCGTCTCCCTTCGCCGTACCCCCAGAtcccctcctcgtcgtcggcggcggcggcgggctcgtcGGGGCACCACGCGCGGTCGCTCTCGCAGCCGCTCTTCTTCTCGCTCGACTcgctcccgccgctgccgtaCGCCGATctggccgcgccgcccgccatccCGCCCTCCCCGCCTTCCTCGAGCtccgacccgccgccgccagggcTGCCGCCGCGGAAGGGCGGGCACCGGCGGTCGCAGAGCGATATCCCCTTCGGGTTCTCGCACCTGAGCCCGCCcctgccgcctcccgcgcccgtGAAGCGGGaggccgccacggcggcggaggggtgCAGATCGGACGGCGATGACTTCGCCTTGTACGACCTCGTCAACTCCTACATGGACCTCGACGGGATGGAGGCTCTCAACTCCTCCGAGGAGCGGCACGAGGACCGCGACAGCCGCGCCAGCGGCACGCGCACCGGGAGCGTGGCCGACAGCAGCGAGAACGAGGCCGAGAGCCACTCGACTCCAGTGGAGAGGAAGGACGGAGGAGGCAAATCCCGGCATTGCCGCAGCTTATCGGTGGACAGCTTCATCGAGAAGCTCAACTTCGACGAGTCACCGAAGCTGCCACTGCCGTCTCCCAGCGGTGGCCTATCCAGAAGCGGGAGCGGGTCCTTGGATGGCGGCGCTGCATCTCTGTTTGGTGCTGAGTTTGCCAATGGGGAGTTCACTGAAGCTGAGAAGAAGAAGATCATGGCAAATGAGCGCCTTGCCGAGATCGCTTTGACTGATCCTAAGAGGGTTAAAAG AATTTTGGCAAATCGGCAGTCTGCGGCAAGGTCAAAGGAGCGTAAGATGAGGTACATTCAAGAGCTTGAGCACAAGGTTCAGGTGTTGCAGACAGAGGCTACCACACTCTCAGCACAGTTGACAATGCTGCAG AGGGACTCCACTGGACTAGCCACTCAGAACAATGAGTTGAAAATCAGGCTGCAAGCAATGGAGCAACAAGCACAGCTAAGAGATG CCCTGAATGAAGCATTAACTGCCGAGGTCCAGCGTCTGAAACTTGCAACTGGCGAGATAACTGACGGTCGTATGTCAAAGGGCCTACAGCAGCAGATGAACTCCCAGCTGATTCAATTGCAACAGCTGCAAATACAGCAACAACAGTCATCGCAGACGACGCAGCAAGGTCAGCAACAACAGCCACAGAAATCCGCATAG